From one Variovorax sp. PBL-H6 genomic stretch:
- a CDS encoding Bug family tripartite tricarboxylate transporter substrate binding protein encodes MTLHDRPNRRRWLQQAGALALGTLPLPGAMASTETFPSRAITLWVPWPAGGATDISLRLLAELASASLGQPVLTENRGGAGGTLAMPVLQQARPDGYTIAQMPQTVFRVPHTQKVLWDPIRDVTPLLQVSSVTFGVLVAAGSPVRSLDDLFAFARAHPGELTIATNGVGTTPHMVLEELFTARRLRYIHVPYKGTAEQLNAIAGGQVMAGVNSTGFGPAVDAGTLRLLVTFGAERSRRWPGVPVLRELGFDIVATSPFGLAGPRGLRLGVVKVLHDAFKKAMFDQRFKDELAKYDQEVDYLGPEAYAQSCREIFAQERAMVDRLGLARTGT; translated from the coding sequence ATGGCTTCCACCGAAACCTTCCCGTCCCGCGCCATCACCCTCTGGGTCCCCTGGCCCGCCGGCGGCGCAACCGACATCTCGCTTCGCCTGCTCGCCGAACTCGCCTCGGCCTCGCTGGGCCAGCCCGTGCTGACCGAGAACCGCGGCGGCGCAGGCGGCACGCTCGCCATGCCCGTCCTGCAGCAGGCGCGGCCCGACGGCTACACCATCGCCCAGATGCCGCAGACGGTGTTCCGTGTGCCCCACACGCAGAAGGTGCTGTGGGACCCGATCCGGGATGTGACGCCGCTCCTCCAGGTATCCAGCGTCACCTTCGGCGTGCTGGTCGCGGCCGGAAGTCCCGTCCGCTCCCTCGACGACCTGTTCGCATTCGCACGCGCGCACCCCGGCGAGCTCACCATCGCCACCAACGGCGTCGGCACCACGCCGCACATGGTGCTGGAGGAACTGTTCACCGCCCGCAGGCTGCGCTACATCCATGTGCCGTACAAGGGCACGGCCGAACAGTTGAATGCGATCGCAGGCGGGCAGGTGATGGCCGGCGTCAACTCGACCGGCTTCGGGCCGGCGGTGGATGCGGGCACGCTTCGGCTGCTGGTGACCTTCGGCGCCGAGCGCTCCAGGCGCTGGCCCGGGGTGCCGGTGCTGCGCGAGCTGGGCTTCGACATCGTGGCCACCTCGCCCTTCGGCCTGGCGGGGCCGCGCGGCCTGCGGCTGGGCGTGGTCAAGGTGCTGCACGATGCCTTCAAGAAAGCCATGTTCGACCAGCGGTTCAAGGACGAGCTGGCGAAGTACGACCAGGAGGTCGACTACCTCGGGCCGGAGGCGTACGCGCAGTCCTGCCGCGAGATCTTCGCGCAGGAGCGCGCCATGGTGGACCGGCTGGGCCTGGCCCGCACCGGGACCTGA